A region of Paractinoplanes abujensis DNA encodes the following proteins:
- a CDS encoding CoA-acylating methylmalonate-semialdehyde dehydrogenase translates to MATIEHWIGGEFTAGRSTRTGPVFNPATGQKQHDVVLASSADVDAAVGAARTAFEEWSQASLSKRTKILFNFRELVNARVEPLAEIVSDEHGKVLSDAAGEVQRGLEVIEFACGIPQLLKGEYSDQASSGVDVFSFREPLGVCAGITPFNFPAMVPMWMHPVAIACGNTFVLKPSERDPSASNFVAQLWREAGLPDGVFNVLHGDKTAVDGLLQHPDVAAISFVGSTPIARYIHDEASKRGKRVQALGGAKNHAIVLPDADLDFAAGHLTAAAFGSAGERCMAISAAVAVGGAGDTLVDLVNRKAGEVVVGSGRDPASEMGPVVTAAAKQRIEGLIESGEREGAKVTVDGRGLTVPGYEEGFFVGPTVIDQVEPSMEVYREEIFGPVLSVVRADSVDAAIELINSNPYGNGTAIFTSSGEAARRFQRGVRVGMIGINVPIPVPMAYYSFGGWKDSLFGDKHIHGPEGVSFYTRGKVVTARWPHVSHSYDASLHFPTSS, encoded by the coding sequence ATGGCAACGATCGAGCACTGGATCGGCGGCGAGTTCACCGCGGGCCGTTCCACCCGTACGGGCCCGGTCTTCAACCCGGCCACCGGGCAGAAACAGCACGATGTCGTGCTGGCCTCGTCCGCCGACGTCGACGCCGCCGTGGGCGCGGCCCGGACGGCGTTCGAGGAGTGGAGCCAGGCCTCGCTGAGCAAGCGCACCAAAATCCTGTTCAACTTCCGGGAACTGGTCAACGCGCGGGTCGAGCCGCTGGCCGAGATCGTGTCGGACGAGCACGGCAAGGTGCTCTCGGACGCGGCCGGCGAGGTGCAGCGCGGACTCGAGGTGATCGAGTTCGCCTGCGGCATCCCGCAGCTGCTCAAGGGCGAATACAGCGACCAGGCCTCGTCCGGCGTCGACGTGTTCAGCTTCCGCGAGCCGCTCGGGGTGTGCGCCGGGATCACGCCGTTCAACTTTCCGGCCATGGTGCCGATGTGGATGCACCCGGTCGCGATCGCCTGCGGCAACACCTTCGTGCTCAAGCCCAGCGAGCGCGACCCGTCGGCGTCGAACTTCGTGGCCCAGCTGTGGCGCGAGGCCGGGCTGCCCGACGGCGTCTTCAACGTGTTGCACGGCGACAAGACCGCGGTCGACGGCCTGCTGCAGCATCCGGACGTCGCGGCGATCTCGTTCGTCGGGTCGACCCCGATCGCCCGCTACATCCACGACGAGGCGAGCAAGCGGGGCAAGCGCGTGCAGGCCCTGGGCGGGGCCAAGAACCACGCGATCGTCCTGCCCGACGCCGACCTGGATTTCGCCGCCGGTCACCTGACCGCGGCCGCGTTCGGCTCGGCCGGCGAGCGGTGCATGGCGATCTCGGCCGCGGTGGCCGTCGGCGGCGCCGGGGACACACTGGTCGACCTGGTCAACCGCAAGGCGGGCGAGGTCGTGGTGGGCAGCGGACGCGACCCGGCCAGCGAGATGGGCCCGGTCGTCACCGCTGCGGCCAAGCAGCGCATCGAAGGGCTGATCGAAAGCGGTGAGCGCGAGGGGGCCAAGGTCACCGTGGACGGGCGCGGGCTGACCGTCCCCGGTTACGAGGAGGGCTTCTTCGTCGGGCCGACAGTGATCGACCAGGTCGAGCCGTCGATGGAGGTCTACCGCGAGGAGATCTTCGGGCCGGTGCTGTCGGTCGTGCGCGCCGACAGCGTGGACGCGGCCATCGAGCTGATCAACAGCAATCCGTACGGGAACGGAACCGCGATTTTCACGTCGAGCGGGGAGGCCGCGCGGAGGTTCCAGCGGGGTGTGCGGGTCGGGATGATCGGCATCAACGTCCCGATCCCGGTGCCGATGGCCTACTACAGCTTCGGCGGGTGGAAGGACTCGCTCTTCGGCGACAAGCACATCCACGGTCCCGAGGGCGTCTCGTTCTACACCCGCGGCAAGGTCGTCACCGCGCGATGGCCGCACGTCTCCCACTCGTACGACGCCTCCCTGCACTTCCCCACCTCTTCGTAA
- a CDS encoding TIM barrel protein, with the protein MEEIRHLQLGSCPDSWGVWFADDPQQTPWSRFLDEMVASGYSWLELGPYGYLPTDPAQLRDELGRRGLSVAGGTVAGAGGPHKDFDAVVAAARDVAALTAAVGGQNVVFVPVPGYRDDVTNAYLEPAELDPDAWRALVTNSNTLGKILLEEYGVHMRFHPHADYQVETQTQTERFLADTDPRYVSLCLDTGHLAYRKADVPGIIRKYPDRIGYVHIKQMDPVIAERAVKEDLAFGKAVAQGASVEPPAGEPDVPAVLDALSELDAELFVVVEQDMYPVEFDVPLPIAQRTRTYLNSVGLHSRPNSAGEKI; encoded by the coding sequence ATGGAAGAAATCCGTCACCTGCAACTCGGTAGCTGCCCCGACTCGTGGGGGGTGTGGTTCGCCGACGACCCGCAGCAGACCCCGTGGTCGCGCTTCCTCGACGAGATGGTTGCGTCGGGCTATTCCTGGCTGGAGCTCGGCCCGTACGGGTATCTGCCGACCGATCCGGCTCAGTTGCGCGACGAACTGGGGCGGCGCGGGCTCAGCGTCGCCGGTGGGACCGTGGCCGGAGCCGGTGGGCCGCACAAGGACTTCGACGCCGTGGTTGCCGCCGCTCGGGACGTCGCCGCCCTGACGGCCGCCGTGGGTGGGCAAAATGTCGTATTTGTGCCAGTGCCGGGCTATCGCGACGACGTCACCAACGCCTATCTGGAGCCGGCCGAGCTCGACCCGGACGCCTGGCGGGCACTGGTGACCAACTCCAACACCCTGGGCAAGATCCTGCTCGAGGAGTACGGCGTCCACATGCGGTTCCACCCGCACGCCGACTACCAGGTGGAGACGCAGACGCAGACCGAGCGTTTCCTCGCCGACACCGATCCCCGGTACGTCTCGCTGTGCCTGGACACCGGGCATCTGGCGTACCGCAAGGCCGACGTGCCCGGCATCATCCGGAAATACCCGGACCGGATCGGCTACGTGCACATCAAGCAGATGGACCCGGTCATCGCCGAGCGCGCCGTCAAGGAGGACCTCGCGTTCGGCAAGGCCGTGGCCCAGGGCGCCAGCGTCGAACCCCCGGCCGGCGAGCCCGACGTGCCCGCAGTCCTCGACGCCCTCAGCGAGCTCGACGCCGAACTGTTCGTCGTCGTCGAACAGGACATGTATCCGGTCGAGTTCGACGTGCCGCTGCCGATCGCGCAGCGCACCCGCACCTATCTCAACTCCGTCGGCCTGCACTCCCGTCCCAACTCAGCAGGAGAGAAGATATGA
- a CDS encoding sugar ABC transporter substrate-binding protein gives MTPRTRTFRILAAGAAVMLAAAACSGGGREKTDDTGTSGGGNAAGSSGYTIAFITHETPGDTFWDKVKNGANQAAKDTGVTLKYSSDPEAPKQAVLIQNAVDSKVSGIATTLVTPDALAGAVKAATDAKIPVVGFNSGINEYQKLGALMYFGSDETVAGTEAGKRLASQGVKHPLCVIQQTGSVALEARCAGVKSSVPGTENIQVNGADDAAVTSTLQAKLAQDKSIDAIVTLGAPQALDAIKAKEQSGSQAKLVTFDLNEQAATEIKNGNIVFSIDQQPYVQGYMAVTSLYLNLKNGNDIGGGRAVLTGPSFVDSANIDKIIPFTKNNTR, from the coding sequence ATGACCCCTCGGACCCGCACCTTCCGAATCCTCGCCGCCGGCGCGGCGGTGATGCTGGCCGCCGCCGCATGCAGTGGCGGCGGCCGTGAGAAGACCGACGACACGGGCACCTCCGGCGGCGGCAACGCGGCCGGCAGCTCCGGATACACGATCGCCTTCATCACGCACGAGACGCCCGGCGACACGTTCTGGGACAAGGTCAAGAACGGCGCCAACCAGGCCGCGAAGGATACCGGCGTCACCCTCAAGTACTCCAGCGATCCGGAGGCCCCCAAGCAGGCCGTGCTGATCCAGAACGCGGTCGACTCGAAGGTCAGCGGCATCGCCACCACGCTGGTCACCCCCGATGCCCTGGCCGGCGCGGTCAAGGCGGCGACCGACGCGAAGATCCCGGTGGTCGGCTTCAACTCCGGCATCAACGAGTACCAGAAGCTGGGCGCGCTGATGTACTTCGGCTCGGACGAGACCGTGGCCGGCACCGAGGCCGGCAAGCGGCTCGCCTCGCAGGGCGTCAAGCACCCGCTCTGCGTGATCCAGCAGACCGGTTCGGTGGCCCTCGAGGCGCGTTGCGCGGGTGTCAAGAGCTCCGTCCCCGGCACCGAGAACATTCAGGTCAACGGGGCCGACGACGCCGCCGTGACGTCGACCCTGCAGGCCAAGCTGGCCCAGGACAAGTCGATCGACGCGATCGTCACGCTCGGCGCGCCGCAGGCCCTCGACGCGATCAAGGCCAAGGAGCAGTCGGGCAGCCAAGCCAAACTGGTCACCTTCGACCTCAACGAGCAGGCCGCCACGGAGATCAAGAACGGCAACATCGTGTTCTCGATCGACCAGCAGCCGTACGTGCAGGGCTACATGGCCGTCACGTCGCTCTACCTGAACCTCAAGAACGGCAACGACATCGGCGGCGGCCGCGCGGTTCTCACCGGTCCGTCCTTCGTGGACAGCGCGAACATCGACAAGATCATTCCGTTCACCAAGAACAACACCCGGTAG
- a CDS encoding ABC transporter permease: MSQTLEAPAPAPSEPSNRVRMGLAQRLLSRPEIGALVAAVIIFIFFLIAAPSFRSAESFFTVLYQSSVIGIVAVGVGLLMIGGEFDLSAGVIVYTAGLFTSMFCWYYGVNLWLGAALSLVFCLLIGFLNGYLVMRTGIPSFLITLGTFFVLQGANLGVTKLVTETVSTPDISGIDGFDSLGTVFSSSFKIGSVTIWTSVLWWAFFVLLAAWILQRTRIGNWIFAVGGNPDSARAVGVPVVRTKIGLFMAVSFLGWFVGMHQLFRFNTLQAGGGVGNEFLYIIAAVVGGTLLTGGFGNAIGVAIGAFIFGMTSLGIIYAGWDPNWFKAFLGVMLLLAVLVNLYVKRMATARKVG; encoded by the coding sequence ATGAGCCAGACTCTCGAGGCGCCCGCGCCGGCGCCTTCCGAACCCTCCAACCGCGTACGGATGGGGCTCGCGCAGCGGTTGCTGTCCCGCCCCGAGATCGGCGCCCTCGTCGCGGCCGTCATCATCTTCATCTTCTTCCTGATCGCCGCACCCTCGTTCCGCTCGGCCGAATCGTTCTTCACGGTGCTCTACCAGTCGTCGGTGATCGGCATCGTGGCCGTCGGCGTCGGGCTGCTGATGATCGGCGGCGAGTTCGACCTGTCGGCCGGTGTCATCGTCTACACCGCCGGCCTGTTCACCTCGATGTTCTGCTGGTACTACGGGGTCAACCTGTGGCTCGGCGCCGCCCTGTCGCTGGTCTTCTGCCTGCTGATCGGCTTCCTCAACGGCTACCTGGTGATGCGCACCGGCATCCCGAGCTTCCTGATCACCCTGGGCACGTTCTTCGTGCTGCAGGGGGCCAACCTCGGCGTCACCAAGCTCGTCACGGAGACGGTCTCCACGCCCGACATCAGCGGCATAGACGGGTTCGACTCGCTCGGCACGGTCTTCTCGTCGAGCTTCAAGATCGGGTCGGTGACGATCTGGACCTCGGTGCTCTGGTGGGCCTTCTTCGTGCTGCTGGCGGCCTGGATCCTGCAGCGCACCCGGATCGGCAACTGGATCTTCGCGGTGGGCGGCAACCCGGACAGCGCCCGGGCCGTCGGGGTGCCGGTAGTCCGTACGAAGATCGGGCTCTTCATGGCGGTGTCGTTCCTGGGCTGGTTCGTCGGCATGCACCAGCTCTTCCGGTTCAACACGCTGCAGGCCGGCGGCGGCGTCGGCAACGAGTTCCTCTACATCATCGCCGCGGTCGTGGGCGGCACCCTGCTCACCGGCGGCTTCGGCAACGCGATCGGCGTGGCCATCGGCGCGTTCATCTTCGGCATGACCAGCCTCGGCATCATCTACGCGGGCTGGGACCCGAACTGGTTCAAGGCCTTCCTCGGCGTCATGCTGCTGCTCGCCGTGCTGGTCAACCTGTACGTCAAACGGATGGCCACCGCCAGGAAAGTGGGCTGA
- a CDS encoding ATP-binding cassette domain-containing protein, translated as MTDTLASHADQTLHKGDPLIEMEEVGKSYGAIRALRGINLRVGAGEVTCVLGDNGAGKSTLIKIMSGLHPHNEGSLRVDGKDVSFGSPREALAYGIATVYQDLAVVSLMEVWRNFFLGSELTAGKYPLAGLKVKQMREIADQELRKMGIVVKDINQPIGTLSGGQRQCVAIARAVYFGARVLILDEPTAALGVKQSGVVLKYVAAARDAGLGVVFITHNPHHAYLVGDHFVILKLGRMALDKTRQEVGIDELTQQMAGGDELAELSHELKR; from the coding sequence ATGACCGACACCCTGGCCTCGCACGCCGATCAGACGTTGCACAAGGGCGACCCGCTCATCGAGATGGAGGAGGTCGGCAAGTCGTACGGGGCGATCCGCGCGCTGCGGGGCATCAACCTGCGTGTCGGCGCGGGCGAAGTGACCTGCGTGCTCGGCGACAACGGCGCCGGCAAGTCGACCCTCATCAAGATCATGTCGGGGCTGCACCCGCACAACGAGGGCAGCCTGCGCGTGGACGGCAAGGACGTCTCGTTCGGGTCTCCCCGTGAGGCCCTCGCGTACGGCATCGCCACCGTCTATCAGGACCTGGCGGTCGTGTCGCTGATGGAGGTCTGGCGCAACTTCTTTCTCGGCTCCGAGCTCACCGCGGGCAAATATCCGCTGGCCGGGCTCAAGGTGAAGCAGATGCGCGAGATCGCCGATCAGGAACTGCGCAAGATGGGCATCGTCGTCAAAGACATCAACCAGCCCATCGGTACGCTCTCCGGCGGTCAGCGGCAGTGCGTGGCGATCGCGCGGGCCGTCTACTTCGGGGCGCGCGTGCTCATCCTCGACGAGCCGACCGCGGCGCTGGGCGTCAAACAGTCAGGCGTCGTGCTCAAATATGTGGCCGCGGCCCGGGACGCGGGGCTGGGCGTCGTCTTCATCACGCACAACCCGCACCACGCGTACCTGGTCGGCGACCACTTCGTGATTCTGAAACTGGGCCGGATGGCGCTCGACAAGACCCGCCAGGAAGTCGGGATCGACGAGCTCACCCAGCAGATGGCGGGCGGCGACGAGCTGGCCGAGCTGTCCCATGAGTTGAAGCGGTGA
- a CDS encoding Gfo/Idh/MocA family protein gives MLRVGVIGTGMIGQDHIRRMTSVLAGVQVVAVADVDLEIAGSVAGPLGASVHKSGEALIADSSVDAVVVCSWGPTHEQYVLAAIAAGKPVFCEKPLATTQEACLRILEAEVAHGSRLVQVGYMRRYDASYRALKAVLRSGELGAPLMMHCAHRNASVPGFYEKEMAITDTAVHEIDMVRWMFGEEITAVRVLRPRRSANGGDLQDPLLLLFEMENGALVDVETSVNIRYGYDIRGEIVGENGTAALGSLSPVQVRVAGRTSDPVPTDWRERFLTAYDVEFQEWIDSLRTAGRPIGPSAWDGYAAAVVSDAGVAALRSGERVPVSLTDRPKLYAPEVPA, from the coding sequence ATGCTTCGCGTGGGAGTCATCGGCACAGGCATGATCGGTCAGGATCACATTCGGCGGATGACCTCGGTTCTGGCCGGGGTTCAGGTCGTCGCGGTCGCCGACGTGGATCTTGAGATCGCCGGCTCCGTCGCCGGCCCACTGGGCGCTTCCGTGCACAAGTCGGGCGAGGCGCTTATCGCCGACTCATCGGTCGACGCCGTGGTGGTCTGCTCGTGGGGGCCGACGCACGAACAGTACGTGCTGGCGGCGATCGCGGCGGGCAAACCCGTGTTCTGCGAGAAGCCCCTGGCCACGACGCAAGAGGCGTGTCTGCGGATCCTCGAGGCGGAAGTCGCGCACGGCAGCCGGCTCGTGCAGGTCGGCTACATGCGGCGCTACGACGCGTCGTACCGGGCACTCAAAGCCGTGCTGCGCTCGGGTGAACTCGGAGCGCCGCTGATGATGCACTGCGCGCACCGCAACGCCAGTGTGCCCGGTTTCTACGAGAAGGAAATGGCGATCACCGACACCGCCGTCCACGAGATCGACATGGTCCGCTGGATGTTCGGCGAGGAGATCACCGCCGTACGGGTGCTGCGCCCCCGCCGCAGTGCCAACGGCGGCGACCTGCAGGACCCGTTGCTGCTGCTCTTCGAGATGGAGAACGGCGCGCTGGTCGACGTGGAGACCTCGGTCAACATCCGGTACGGGTACGACATCCGCGGCGAGATCGTGGGGGAGAACGGCACGGCCGCGCTCGGCTCGCTCAGCCCCGTACAGGTGCGCGTGGCGGGCAGGACGTCCGACCCGGTGCCGACCGACTGGCGGGAACGCTTCCTGACCGCGTACGACGTCGAGTTCCAGGAGTGGATCGACTCGCTGCGCACGGCCGGGCGGCCCATCGGGCCCAGCGCCTGGGACGGCTACGCGGCCGCGGTGGTCTCCGACGCCGGGGTGGCCGCGCTCCGCTCCGGCGAGAGGGTCCCGGTCAGCCTGACCGACCGGCCCAAGCTGTACGCCCCGGAGGTCCCCGCATGA
- a CDS encoding sugar phosphate isomerase/epimerase family protein has translation MKIALDPYMLRRVPLLELPRVVADLGYHHIELSPRDDFLPFFLHPRVDKAGVAAFRKALADAEVSVASVLPLYKWSGPDEDERQAAVRYWKRAIEITVDLGVDVMNSEFNGRPSQAAQSEAQFWRSMEELLPIFEREGVRLVLEPHPDDFLEDGLGAVNLIRGINSELVSFLYCCPHTFHQGGNLAEIIRYAGPLLTQVHIADSFDFRASSGLRYIVNPPGSPARIHQHLDIGQGEVDWDQFFTSLHEVGFDGIATVCVFAWEERAEDSARYNLSQITQYQQKHA, from the coding sequence ATGAAGATCGCGCTTGATCCGTACATGTTGCGGCGCGTTCCGCTTCTGGAACTCCCGCGCGTGGTGGCCGACCTCGGCTATCACCACATCGAACTGTCACCCCGCGACGACTTTCTCCCGTTCTTCCTCCACCCCCGGGTGGACAAGGCGGGCGTCGCGGCATTCCGCAAGGCGCTGGCCGATGCCGAGGTGTCGGTGGCGTCGGTGTTGCCGCTCTACAAGTGGTCCGGTCCGGACGAGGACGAGCGGCAAGCAGCCGTACGGTATTGGAAACGGGCCATCGAGATCACCGTCGACCTCGGCGTGGACGTGATGAACTCCGAGTTCAACGGCCGTCCTTCTCAGGCGGCGCAGTCGGAGGCGCAGTTCTGGCGCTCGATGGAGGAACTGCTCCCGATCTTCGAGCGCGAAGGCGTGCGGCTCGTGCTCGAACCACACCCCGACGACTTCCTCGAGGACGGCCTCGGCGCGGTCAACCTGATCCGTGGCATCAACTCCGAGCTGGTCAGCTTCCTCTACTGCTGCCCCCACACGTTCCACCAGGGCGGCAACCTGGCCGAGATCATCCGGTACGCCGGTCCGCTGCTCACCCAGGTGCACATCGCCGACTCGTTCGACTTCCGCGCCTCGTCGGGCCTGCGCTACATCGTCAACCCACCCGGCTCCCCGGCCCGCATCCACCAGCACCTCGACATCGGCCAGGGCGAGGTCGACTGGGACCAGTTCTTCACCTCCCTGCACGAGGTCGGCTTCGACGGCATCGCCACCGTCTGCGTCTTCGCCTGGGAGGAGCGGGCCGAGGACAGCGCCCGCTACAACCTGAGCCAGATCACCCAGTACCAGCAGAAGCATGCGTAG
- a CDS encoding SRPBCC family protein produces the protein MTEATEQAVLRQVVVKAPLERAFELFTTRFGDIKPRDHNLLDSPITETVFERQVGGRIYDVVEDGRVWAWARVLAYDPPHRVVFSWDIGVQWTLETDLANTSEVEVRFIPETPDRTRVELEHRHLDRHGPGWESLRDGVADDQGWTLYLQRFVALTEA, from the coding sequence ATGACCGAGGCAACCGAGCAGGCAGTGCTGCGCCAGGTCGTCGTGAAGGCGCCGCTGGAGCGGGCGTTCGAGCTGTTCACGACGCGGTTCGGCGACATCAAGCCACGCGACCACAATCTGCTGGACTCACCGATCACCGAGACGGTGTTCGAGCGGCAGGTCGGCGGCCGCATCTACGACGTCGTGGAGGACGGCCGCGTGTGGGCCTGGGCGCGGGTGCTGGCCTACGATCCGCCGCACCGGGTCGTTTTCAGCTGGGACATCGGCGTCCAGTGGACCCTCGAGACCGATCTGGCCAACACGAGCGAGGTCGAGGTCCGCTTCATCCCCGAGACCCCGGACCGTACGCGGGTGGAGCTCGAGCACCGCCACCTCGACCGCCACGGCCCGGGCTGGGAGTCGCTGCGCGACGGCGTCGCCGACGACCAGGGCTGGACGCTCTACCTGCAGCGCTTCGTCGCGCTGACCGAAGCCTGA
- a CDS encoding ArsR/SmtB family transcription factor, translating into MGTYQRPDGWEILGDPSRRAIVECLAERPRAVGELADTLPISRPAVSQHLKVLKDAGLVDDEAAGTRRVYRLNPAGVSALRDQLDMFWKRTLQGFEEIVEDEGNALSEAPEQDEGKS; encoded by the coding sequence GTGGGTACTTACCAAAGACCCGACGGGTGGGAGATTCTCGGGGATCCGAGCCGGCGCGCCATCGTGGAGTGCCTGGCCGAGCGACCCCGGGCCGTGGGCGAGCTGGCCGACACGTTGCCGATCAGCCGGCCCGCCGTGTCCCAGCACCTCAAGGTGCTCAAGGACGCGGGGCTGGTCGACGACGAGGCGGCGGGCACGCGGCGGGTCTATCGGCTCAACCCGGCGGGAGTTTCCGCACTCCGCGACCAGCTCGACATGTTCTGGAAGCGGACACTGCAGGGTTTCGAGGAGATCGTCGAGGACGAGGGGAACGCCTTGTCCGAGGCACCGGAGCAGGACGAGGGGAAGTCATGA
- a CDS encoding GlsB/YeaQ/YmgE family stress response membrane protein has product MTVTGIITALIVGLIVGALGRLVVPGRQNIPIWLTMLIGVVAALLGTVIARAAGVNTSGFSVLELVIQVVLAAVGVAIVAGTAGRRGGRALR; this is encoded by the coding sequence ATGACCGTCACCGGAATCATCACCGCGCTCATCGTGGGTCTGATCGTCGGCGCGCTGGGCCGGTTGGTCGTGCCCGGCCGGCAGAACATCCCGATCTGGCTGACGATGCTCATCGGTGTCGTCGCGGCCTTGCTGGGCACCGTGATCGCCCGCGCCGCGGGGGTCAACACCTCCGGCTTCAGCGTGCTGGAACTGGTCATCCAGGTGGTCCTGGCCGCCGTGGGTGTGGCCATCGTCGCAGGCACGGCCGGCCGCCGCGGAGGCCGCGCACTGCGCTGA
- a CDS encoding sugar phosphate isomerase/epimerase family protein: MRLGAYTACLHDRSLDETLKILGELGLTSAEINTGGFIAAPHIPIDDLLASAGAREDYLGRYTQAGITLTGLNCNGNPLHPDPVVGPRHAEDLRRSIELAALLGVKRVVTMSGLPGGEPGATVANWVVNPWDSQWLDVLDHQWGEVAVPFWRDIQARAAAADVKVCIEMHPHNLVFNPPTLLRLIEQTNATHVGAEMDPSHLFWQGMDPVAAIEFLGDRVFHAAAKDTRINEANARRFGVLDDRFSRTPADQNPLNLGGRNTLNQWPSEPAWQFVAVGRGHGDEFWVPFLQALHRIDPDMAVNIEHEDTELDQIEGLRQAAENLIAAARPAAV, translated from the coding sequence ATGCGCCTCGGTGCCTACACCGCCTGCCTGCACGACCGATCCCTCGACGAGACCCTCAAGATCCTCGGCGAGCTGGGCCTGACCAGCGCCGAGATCAACACCGGTGGCTTCATCGCCGCCCCGCACATCCCGATCGACGACCTGCTCGCCAGCGCCGGCGCCCGGGAGGATTATCTGGGCCGCTACACCCAGGCCGGCATCACGCTGACCGGGCTCAACTGCAACGGCAACCCGCTGCACCCCGACCCGGTGGTCGGCCCGCGCCACGCGGAGGATCTGCGCCGCAGCATCGAGCTGGCCGCCCTGCTCGGGGTCAAGCGCGTGGTCACCATGTCCGGTCTGCCCGGCGGGGAACCCGGCGCCACGGTGGCCAACTGGGTGGTCAACCCGTGGGACAGTCAATGGCTCGACGTGCTCGACCATCAGTGGGGTGAGGTCGCCGTCCCGTTCTGGCGCGACATCCAGGCCCGGGCGGCCGCCGCCGACGTCAAGGTCTGCATCGAGATGCACCCGCACAACCTTGTTTTCAACCCGCCCACGCTGCTGCGCCTGATCGAGCAGACGAACGCCACGCATGTGGGGGCCGAGATGGATCCGAGCCACCTGTTCTGGCAGGGCATGGATCCGGTGGCCGCCATCGAGTTCCTGGGTGACCGGGTCTTTCATGCCGCCGCCAAAGACACGCGCATCAACGAGGCCAACGCGCGGCGGTTCGGGGTCCTCGACGACCGCTTCTCCCGTACGCCGGCCGACCAGAACCCGCTCAACCTCGGCGGCCGCAACACACTCAACCAGTGGCCGTCCGAGCCGGCATGGCAGTTCGTGGCGGTCGGCCGCGGGCACGGCGACGAGTTCTGGGTGCCGTTCCTGCAGGCCCTGCACCGCATCGACCCCGACATGGCCGTCAACATCGAACACGAGGACACCGAACTCGACCAGATCGAAGGCCTGCGCCAGGCCGCCGAAAACCTGATCGCCGCGGCCCGCCCGGCCGCGGTCTGA
- a CDS encoding Gfo/Idh/MocA family protein: MTLGVAVIGAGMVGRAHANAYRQAATVFGPEQPAPRLVAIADLHEPFAADAAARYGYERAETDWRAVVEAPDVDAVSVAVANNLHREIVEAALAAGKHVLCEKPLAPSVADGEAMVAAAAAAPALVNAVGFTFRRSPALNAIKAQVEGPLGPVRHFVGNYWCDYGFDPQRPMSWRYRGGPGSGVLADIGSHLTDLAEFFCGETTGVHGTTMTTLIKQRPQPLGVAMGHAGGVQVSDEHAPVENEDICTFTSSYAGGAVGTFALSRVAFGHANTLRVDLFCENGTASFDMTRPAEFSVIDGAPDVAVNGARTVFIGPWHPYVARGLPMDFPTVGHGQNDFFVYQARAFLDQIAGVKGLPPCPDLAHGLHNLRVLDAVVSAARP; this comes from the coding sequence ATGACACTCGGAGTCGCAGTGATCGGCGCGGGCATGGTCGGCCGCGCTCACGCCAACGCCTATCGCCAGGCCGCCACCGTCTTCGGCCCGGAACAGCCCGCCCCGCGCCTGGTCGCGATCGCCGACCTGCACGAGCCGTTCGCCGCCGACGCCGCCGCGCGCTACGGCTACGAGCGCGCCGAGACCGACTGGCGCGCCGTCGTCGAGGCGCCCGACGTCGACGCGGTCAGCGTCGCCGTCGCCAACAACCTGCATCGCGAGATCGTCGAGGCCGCGCTGGCCGCCGGCAAGCACGTGCTCTGCGAGAAGCCGCTGGCCCCGAGCGTGGCCGACGGCGAGGCGATGGTGGCCGCGGCCGCCGCCGCGCCCGCCCTGGTCAACGCGGTCGGCTTCACGTTCCGCCGCTCCCCCGCCCTCAACGCGATCAAGGCGCAGGTCGAGGGCCCGCTCGGCCCGGTCCGCCACTTCGTCGGCAACTACTGGTGCGACTACGGTTTCGACCCGCAACGCCCGATGAGCTGGCGCTATCGGGGCGGTCCGGGCTCGGGCGTGCTGGCCGACATCGGCAGCCACCTGACCGACCTGGCCGAGTTCTTCTGCGGCGAGACCACCGGCGTCCACGGCACGACCATGACCACCCTGATCAAGCAGAGGCCCCAACCTCTCGGCGTCGCCATGGGCCACGCCGGGGGCGTCCAGGTCAGCGACGAGCACGCGCCAGTCGAAAACGAGGACATCTGCACCTTCACCAGCAGCTACGCCGGTGGCGCGGTGGGCACGTTCGCGCTGTCCCGGGTCGCGTTCGGCCACGCCAACACGCTGCGGGTCGACCTCTTCTGCGAAAACGGCACGGCCTCGTTCGACATGACCCGGCCCGCCGAGTTCAGCGTCATCGACGGCGCGCCCGACGTCGCGGTCAACGGCGCCCGCACGGTCTTCATCGGCCCGTGGCATCCCTACGTCGCGCGCGGCCTGCCCATGGACTTCCCCACCGTCGGCCACGGGCAGAACGACTTCTTCGTCTATCAGGCCCGCGCGTTCCTCGACCAGATCGCCGGCGTCAAAGGCCTGCCGCCCTGCCCCGACCTGGCCCACGGCCTGCACAACCTGCGCGTCCTCGACGCGGTCGTGTCCGCCGCCCGCCCCTGA